The Sulfitobacter sp. S223 genome has a window encoding:
- the paaC gene encoding 1,2-phenylacetyl-CoA epoxidase subunit PaaC — translation MANDALFQTLLRLGDNTLVLGHRVSEWCGRAPVLEEDIALANTALDLIGQTQMWLGYAAEVEDAGRSADDLAFLRDVWDFRNILMLERPNGDFGYTILRQFLFDAYHRLQLTALAQSTDPRIAEIAAKSVKEATYHLERSAETVIALGDGTPESHAKMQTALELLWPYAGEMFEADSVDAEMAAQGIAPDPASLRADWDASVRATLTEATLRIPEDNFAHKGGRTGARHTEHLGHMLTEMQWLQRAYPGANW, via the coding sequence ATGGCAAACGACGCATTGTTCCAAACCCTGCTTCGGTTGGGAGATAACACCTTGGTTCTGGGCCACCGCGTTTCAGAATGGTGCGGTCGCGCGCCTGTGCTGGAAGAGGACATTGCCCTTGCCAACACCGCGCTGGATCTCATCGGGCAGACACAGATGTGGCTCGGCTATGCTGCCGAGGTTGAGGACGCTGGCCGCTCCGCCGATGATCTGGCGTTTCTGCGTGATGTCTGGGATTTCCGGAACATCCTGATGCTGGAACGGCCCAACGGCGATTTCGGCTACACCATCCTGCGCCAGTTCCTGTTTGATGCCTATCACCGCCTGCAGTTGACAGCCCTTGCCCAATCCACCGATCCGCGCATCGCCGAAATAGCGGCGAAGTCTGTCAAAGAGGCGACCTACCATCTTGAACGGTCCGCCGAGACAGTCATCGCTTTGGGCGATGGCACGCCCGAGAGCCACGCAAAAATGCAGACCGCGCTTGAACTGCTCTGGCCCTACGCCGGTGAGATGTTCGAAGCTGACAGCGTGGACGCAGAGATGGCAGCCCAAGGCATTGCCCCCGATCCCGCCAGCCTGCGCGCTGATTGGGATGCATCGGTTCGGGCAACACTGACCGAGGCGACCTTGCGCATACCCGAAGACAACTTCGCGCATAAAGGTGGTCGTACAGGGGCCCGCCATACAGAGCATCTGGGCCATATGTTGACCGAAATGCAGTGGCTCCAGCGCGCCTATCCCGGTGCGAACTGGTGA
- the paaE gene encoding 1,2-phenylacetyl-CoA epoxidase subunit PaaE: protein MARFQPLTVTHIHKTIRDAVVVSLAAPEGAAFDFVQGQYLTFRREFDGEELRRSYSICAGVDDGILQVGIKRVEGGAFSTWANESLQVGDTLEAMPPQGRFHTPLDADAHKHYLGFAGGSGVTPVLSILRTVLAREPHSRFTLVYANRAVSTIMFRDELEDLKNTYMGRVNVIHVLEADAQDIDLFTGRVDAEKCAQLFSRWIDIGSVDTAFICGPEPMMLGIAAALRDHGLSDEQIKFELFASAQTGRAKKPAVSTTAAQSGDTTQASVTMDGASRSFVMPRDQSLLDAALANALDAPYACKAGVCSTCRARVTEGEVEMHTNHALEDYEVAAGYVLTCQCYPLSEKVAFDYDQ from the coding sequence ATGGCCCGTTTCCAACCACTGACTGTCACACATATCCACAAGACCATCCGCGATGCCGTGGTGGTCAGCCTTGCCGCGCCGGAGGGGGCGGCGTTTGATTTCGTTCAAGGCCAATACCTGACCTTCCGGCGTGAATTCGACGGTGAAGAATTGCGCCGCAGCTACTCCATCTGTGCGGGGGTCGACGACGGTATCTTGCAGGTCGGGATCAAACGGGTTGAGGGCGGTGCCTTTTCAACGTGGGCGAACGAGAGCCTGCAAGTGGGTGACACGCTAGAGGCCATGCCGCCACAGGGCCGGTTCCATACCCCGTTGGATGCCGACGCTCACAAGCACTATCTGGGCTTTGCCGGTGGGTCCGGTGTGACGCCCGTGCTGTCGATATTGCGAACCGTCCTGGCACGCGAGCCGCACTCCCGCTTCACGCTGGTCTACGCCAACCGCGCAGTCAGCACGATCATGTTCCGCGATGAACTGGAAGACCTCAAGAACACCTATATGGGCCGCGTGAACGTGATCCATGTATTGGAGGCGGATGCGCAGGACATCGACCTGTTCACCGGCCGTGTGGACGCCGAGAAATGCGCGCAGCTGTTCAGCCGCTGGATTGATATCGGATCAGTCGACACCGCGTTTATCTGCGGGCCGGAACCGATGATGCTGGGCATTGCTGCAGCGCTACGCGATCATGGCCTGAGCGATGAGCAGATCAAGTTCGAGCTTTTCGCCTCTGCCCAGACGGGGCGCGCGAAAAAGCCTGCGGTGTCTACAACAGCAGCCCAAAGCGGTGACACCACACAGGCCTCTGTTACAATGGACGGAGCCAGCCGCAGCTTTGTGATGCCGCGCGATCAAAGCCTGCTTGACGCGGCCTTGGCCAATGCGCTGGACGCCCCCTACGCCTGTAAGGCTGGCGTATGTTCCACCTGCCGCGCGCGCGTCACCGAAGGTGAGGTCGAGATGCACACAAACCACGCGCTTGAAGATTACGAGGTTGCGGCGGGATATGTGCTGACCTGCCAATGCTATCCGCTCAGTGAAAAGGTGGCCTTTGACTATGACCAGTGA
- a CDS encoding Phenylacetic acid catabolic protein, translated as MTSDHTPMPIEDYLAEGGKLTAPENVPPRYRAELMRLMAIFVDSELAGAAGFAGLINGAPGVTERIASARIVLEKTQNAERILRVMADFGTDSDRYANSHPWEDRLPREAPIGARRSYEDMRLPVFNAPFDGWADAVVMNLLMGLAAGVLLHDYRSLSYQPLAETFREIEPVEQAHTDLAREGLDTLVESGADLQSSVDYWWPRVAASFGTGDQGRDARLLNFGLRSSSNDDLRAAWTKAAAGALGALKLNAPSDRTA; from the coding sequence ATGACCAGTGATCACACCCCCATGCCAATCGAGGACTACCTTGCAGAAGGCGGCAAGCTGACAGCGCCCGAAAATGTGCCGCCGCGCTACCGCGCCGAACTGATGCGGCTGATGGCTATCTTTGTGGATAGTGAACTGGCAGGCGCTGCAGGCTTTGCAGGGCTTATCAACGGTGCGCCCGGCGTAACCGAACGCATCGCCTCGGCGCGTATTGTGCTTGAGAAAACCCAAAACGCAGAGCGCATCCTGCGCGTCATGGCCGATTTCGGCACTGACTCGGATCGCTACGCAAACAGCCACCCGTGGGAAGACCGCCTGCCCCGCGAAGCCCCCATCGGTGCGCGCCGTAGCTATGAAGACATGCGTTTGCCAGTGTTCAACGCGCCGTTTGACGGTTGGGCCGATGCCGTGGTCATGAACCTGCTGATGGGTCTGGCGGCAGGTGTTTTGCTGCACGATTACCGCAGCCTGTCTTATCAGCCGCTCGCCGAAACCTTCCGCGAGATTGAGCCCGTAGAGCAAGCACACACTGATCTTGCGCGCGAAGGACTAGACACATTGGTAGAAAGCGGCGCGGACCTCCAATCTTCGGTCGATTACTGGTGGCCGCGTGTCGCCGCCAGCTTTGGCACAGGTGATCAGGGCCGTGATGCGCGGCTGCTGAACTTCGGCCTACGCAGCAGCAGCAACGACGATCTCCGCGCGGCTTGGACCAAGGCCGCAGCCGGTGCGCTTGGCGCTCTGAAACTTAACGCTCCCAGCGACAGGACTGCCTGA
- the tgt gene encoding tRNA guanosine(34) transglycosylase Tgt — protein MTGFSYQIDATDGRARTGQINTPRGEIRTPAFMPVGTAATVKAMMPESVRETGADILLGNTYHLMLRPTAERIDRLGGLHKFMNWDRPILTDSGGFQVMSLASLRKLTERGVTFKSHIDGSKHEITPERSMEIQKLLGSDIVMCFDECPALPADRDRIASSMELSMRWAKRSREAFGDRPGHALFGIQQGGLEQDLRQQSAEALREIGFDGYAVGGLAVGEGQEAMFDCLDYAPEQLPQDKPRYLMGVGKPDDIVGAVARGIDMMDCVLPSRSGRTGQVFTRKGVLNIKNARHADDPRPLDEDCGCPACQNYSRAYLHHVFRSQEMISSMLLTWHNLRYYQDIMAGMRDAIGAGTFAAWQSDFHSTRAQGDIDPL, from the coding sequence ATGACCGGATTTTCTTATCAGATCGATGCCACGGACGGGCGCGCACGGACGGGGCAGATCAACACGCCGCGCGGTGAAATCCGCACGCCTGCGTTTATGCCCGTGGGAACCGCTGCCACGGTCAAGGCGATGATGCCTGAATCGGTCCGTGAAACCGGCGCCGATATCTTGCTGGGCAACACATATCACCTGATGCTGCGCCCCACGGCAGAGCGGATCGACCGTCTGGGTGGCCTGCACAAATTTATGAACTGGGATCGTCCGATCCTGACGGATTCCGGCGGTTTTCAGGTGATGTCACTGGCCAGCCTGCGCAAATTAACCGAACGTGGCGTGACCTTCAAAAGCCACATCGACGGCTCCAAGCACGAGATCACGCCGGAACGCTCGATGGAGATTCAAAAGCTTTTGGGTTCGGACATTGTGATGTGTTTTGACGAATGCCCCGCGCTGCCGGCTGACCGTGATCGCATCGCCTCCAGTATGGAGCTGTCGATGCGGTGGGCAAAACGGTCGCGCGAGGCATTTGGCGACCGGCCCGGTCATGCGCTGTTCGGCATTCAGCAGGGCGGGCTTGAGCAAGACCTGCGCCAGCAAAGCGCCGAGGCGCTGCGCGAGATCGGCTTTGACGGGTATGCCGTTGGTGGCCTTGCCGTAGGTGAGGGGCAGGAAGCAATGTTTGATTGCCTTGACTATGCGCCGGAACAATTGCCACAGGACAAGCCGCGCTATCTGATGGGGGTGGGCAAGCCTGATGACATCGTCGGCGCCGTGGCCCGAGGCATTGATATGATGGACTGCGTGCTGCCGTCACGGTCTGGTCGCACGGGGCAGGTATTTACCCGCAAGGGGGTGCTGAATATCAAAAACGCCCGTCACGCTGATGATCCGCGTCCGCTGGACGAAGACTGCGGTTGTCCGGCCTGCCAGAACTATTCCCGCGCCTATCTGCACCATGTCTTCCGCAGCCAAGAGATGATTTCGTCCATGCTGCTGACATGGCATAACCTGCGGTATTATCAGGACATCATGGCAGGCATGCGCGATGCTATCGGGGCAGGCACCTTTGCTGCGTGGCAGTCGGATTTCCACAGCACCCGCGCGCAAGGCGATATTGATCCGTTGTAA
- a CDS encoding TfoX/Sxy family protein codes for MSLTQADMAFARELFENIPDLTTRRMFGGMGIYCGSQIFALQLSDGRVMLKAAKGPFADRMKALGGEEWTYTRKNGAAASMPYWTLPDAYLDDPEEACALAREAMAALG; via the coding sequence GTGAGCCTGACACAGGCCGATATGGCCTTTGCACGCGAGCTATTTGAAAACATCCCTGATCTAACCACCCGCCGTATGTTCGGCGGCATGGGAATCTATTGCGGCTCCCAAATCTTTGCGCTGCAACTGTCAGACGGTCGGGTGATGCTCAAGGCTGCGAAGGGCCCGTTTGCCGACCGGATGAAAGCGCTGGGCGGTGAGGAATGGACCTATACCCGCAAGAACGGGGCCGCCGCCTCCATGCCCTACTGGACGCTGCCGGATGCATATCTAGATGATCCCGAAGAAGCCTGCGCGCTGGCGCGAGAGGCCATGGCGGCACTTGGCTAG
- a CDS encoding aldose 1-epimerase family protein — protein MTTAFLHNDMLNLEVAALGAEMQFLRTADGDNLLWHGDAAFWTGRAPVLFPIVGRAVDDTVEVEGKSAHMPQHGFARRSLFALEQHSPTMCRHLLTDTEETRKVYPFAFALRLTHELIGTTLHITAEVQNEDTRPMPFGFGFHPAFCWPLPNAAGVPHRITLAGGGSPDKRAIEHGLLRPEPLAGPFVDGDLVLRKELFDDGALVFPNSTDALRYGPKSGLALDFQFENLPDLALWQPVGAPFICVEPWHGTASYIADGAEISQRPNAIILAPKEVSTFRYSVTVSGLS, from the coding sequence ATGACAACGGCATTCTTGCACAATGACATGCTGAACCTCGAGGTTGCGGCCTTAGGGGCCGAAATGCAGTTCTTGCGCACGGCAGACGGGGATAATCTGCTGTGGCACGGGGATGCTGCCTTTTGGACCGGACGCGCGCCTGTACTTTTCCCCATCGTCGGGCGGGCCGTTGACGATACGGTCGAGGTAGAGGGCAAAAGCGCCCACATGCCGCAACACGGGTTTGCCCGCCGCAGCCTATTTGCATTGGAACAGCACAGCCCCACGATGTGCCGCCATTTGCTTACCGACACCGAAGAAACCCGCAAGGTCTATCCCTTTGCCTTTGCGCTGCGTCTGACCCATGAACTGATCGGCACCACGCTGCACATCACCGCTGAGGTCCAGAACGAAGACACACGCCCGATGCCGTTCGGCTTCGGATTTCACCCTGCGTTTTGCTGGCCTCTCCCCAATGCCGCTGGCGTCCCTCACCGCATCACGCTGGCTGGCGGCGGCTCCCCCGACAAGCGCGCGATCGAGCACGGTTTACTGCGCCCCGAGCCGCTTGCCGGTCCCTTTGTTGACGGTGATCTGGTGTTGCGGAAAGAACTGTTCGACGACGGAGCGCTGGTGTTTCCAAACAGTACTGACGCGCTGCGTTACGGGCCGAAATCCGGCCTCGCGCTTGATTTCCAGTTCGAAAACCTTCCTGATCTTGCACTGTGGCAACCGGTCGGCGCGCCGTTCATCTGTGTCGAGCCTTGGCACGGCACAGCATCTTATATTGCAGATGGTGCCGAAATCTCGCAACGCCCGAACGCCATCATATTGGCCCCGAAAGAGGTCTCAACCTTCCGCTATTCCGTCACTGTTAGCGGCCTGTCTTAA
- the paaZ gene encoding phenylacetic acid degradation bifunctional protein PaaZ: MILSDIPSFAAGSWIAPDSSARPIACAITGETIAQAGNSSLDVAGMHAYARDVGGRNLRALTFHDRARMLKALALHLTEHKQALYDLSFHTGATQSDHAFDIDGGIGTMFVFAAKGRREMPDAQVYLDGDLEQLGRNGSFMGQHVCVPLQGVGIHINAFNFPVWGMLEKFAPTFLAGLPSIVKPATATCYVTQLCVKLMLDSGILPEGALQLISGGVGDLLLHTDAQDVISFTGSADTALMLRATPHLLQNAVRFVAEQDSLNASVLGPDAAPGSAEFDLFIKEAHREMTTKAGQKCTAIRRIMAPAAHVEAVIEALSARLSKTVIGDPRDPATRMGPVVSASQRDDVLAKAAMLGTEAERVFGNPDDFNVVGADRDKGAFLPPMLFHCADPDAAERLHDTEAFGPVSTVMPYRDADHAIALLNRGKGSLVASVITRDGDLAREMVLGAGPWHGRLYFNNSDSMSESTGHGAPMPHMIHGGPGRAGGGEELGGVRGVMHYMQRTAVQGSPDILTAVGQRWVPGATEHTGGPHPFTRTYHQLQLGETLYTKSRKVTLQDIETFAHFTGDTFYGHMDEDAAKANPFFPGRVAHGYLLLSFAAGLFVQPDPGPVLANTGLANLNFMKPVSPDDSIKVRLTVKQKTPRTADYGQVRWHVTVTNQEDETVAEYELFTMNTYVDS; this comes from the coding sequence ATGATCCTTTCCGACATCCCCTCTTTTGCCGCCGGTAGCTGGATAGCTCCTGATAGCAGCGCACGCCCCATCGCCTGCGCCATTACCGGTGAAACCATCGCACAAGCCGGCAACAGCAGCCTCGATGTGGCTGGCATGCATGCCTATGCCCGCGATGTGGGCGGGCGAAATTTGCGCGCACTCACCTTTCATGACCGCGCCCGCATGCTCAAAGCGCTGGCGCTGCATCTGACAGAGCACAAACAGGCGCTGTACGATCTATCCTTCCATACAGGCGCGACCCAGTCAGACCATGCGTTCGACATCGACGGCGGCATCGGCACCATGTTCGTTTTCGCCGCCAAAGGCCGCCGCGAAATGCCTGATGCGCAGGTCTATCTTGACGGAGATCTGGAGCAGTTAGGCCGCAACGGAAGCTTTATGGGTCAGCACGTTTGTGTTCCCCTCCAAGGGGTTGGCATCCACATCAACGCGTTCAACTTCCCGGTCTGGGGCATGTTGGAGAAATTCGCGCCCACCTTCCTTGCCGGTTTGCCCAGCATCGTCAAACCGGCCACCGCCACCTGCTACGTGACGCAGCTATGTGTGAAACTGATGCTCGACAGTGGCATCCTTCCCGAAGGCGCGCTTCAGCTGATTTCGGGTGGTGTGGGCGATCTGCTTTTACACACGGATGCGCAGGACGTGATCAGCTTTACCGGCTCTGCCGACACTGCGCTGATGCTTCGCGCGACGCCACATTTGCTGCAAAACGCCGTGCGTTTCGTGGCCGAGCAAGACAGCCTCAACGCGTCGGTTCTGGGGCCGGATGCTGCCCCCGGCAGCGCCGAGTTCGATCTGTTCATCAAAGAAGCCCACCGCGAGATGACGACAAAAGCGGGCCAGAAATGTACCGCCATCCGCCGCATCATGGCCCCTGCTGCCCATGTTGAAGCGGTGATTGAAGCGCTTTCGGCGCGGTTGTCCAAAACGGTCATCGGCGATCCGCGTGATCCGGCCACGCGCATGGGGCCAGTGGTCAGCGCGTCTCAACGTGACGATGTTCTGGCTAAGGCAGCGATGTTGGGCACCGAGGCCGAGCGCGTCTTTGGGAATCCCGATGATTTTAACGTCGTCGGCGCTGACCGTGACAAGGGCGCGTTCCTGCCACCGATGCTGTTTCACTGCGCCGATCCCGATGCGGCCGAACGTCTGCATGACACCGAAGCCTTTGGTCCTGTCAGCACCGTTATGCCCTACCGCGATGCAGACCACGCAATCGCCCTGCTCAACCGCGGCAAGGGCTCGCTTGTGGCATCGGTCATCACCCGCGACGGGGATCTCGCACGCGAGATGGTGCTGGGGGCGGGTCCGTGGCACGGGCGGCTATACTTTAACAACAGCGACTCCATGTCCGAGAGCACCGGCCACGGCGCCCCAATGCCACACATGATCCACGGCGGTCCGGGCCGTGCAGGCGGCGGAGAAGAGCTAGGCGGAGTTCGTGGCGTCATGCACTATATGCAGCGCACGGCCGTTCAGGGCAGCCCCGATATTCTGACTGCTGTTGGCCAGCGTTGGGTGCCGGGCGCAACCGAGCACACAGGCGGCCCGCACCCATTCACCCGTACATACCACCAGCTGCAACTGGGTGAGACCCTTTACACCAAGAGCCGCAAAGTAACCTTGCAAGATATTGAAACCTTTGCGCATTTTACGGGCGATACCTTCTATGGCCACATGGATGAAGACGCGGCGAAAGCAAATCCGTTCTTCCCCGGTCGTGTGGCGCACGGCTATCTCTTGCTCAGCTTTGCGGCGGGTCTGTTCGTGCAACCGGACCCCGGCCCTGTGCTGGCCAATACCGGCCTTGCCAATCTCAACTTCATGAAGCCCGTCTCACCTGACGACAGCATCAAAGTGCGTCTGACGGTCAAACAAAAGACCCCGCGGACGGCTGATTACGGACAGGTACGCTGGCACGTAACCGTGACCAATCAGGAGGATGAAACAGTCGCTGAATACGAGCTGTTCACCATGAACACCTACGTGGATTCCTGA
- a CDS encoding DUF3307 domain-containing protein — protein sequence MSLPVIPLLTIELLIALVTAHLLADFVFQTTYMVLNKQRPWIMLMHGLHVFALTALFSGGAMLLSLGIALSHVAIDTIKIKFAPDTLRTYLLDQAAHFVVLFMAVVWLPAWLIDPWWPPLSTDMIQIALVVAGFITATMAGGVAVGHLMSRYKSDAQPEGLEYAGRMIGLMERGLIFLMVMIGEPSGIGFLIAAKSILRFDTVARDQKMSEYVIIGTLASFGWALAASFATIATMRALGY from the coding sequence ATGAGCCTTCCCGTTATCCCGCTTCTGACGATCGAACTGCTGATCGCTCTTGTCACCGCCCACCTGTTGGCCGATTTCGTGTTCCAGACCACCTATATGGTCCTGAACAAACAGCGTCCCTGGATCATGCTGATGCACGGGCTGCACGTCTTTGCGCTGACAGCTCTTTTTTCAGGCGGTGCGATGCTCCTAAGCCTCGGGATCGCGCTTAGTCATGTCGCCATCGACACCATCAAGATCAAATTCGCCCCGGATACGCTGCGGACCTATCTGCTGGATCAGGCGGCGCATTTTGTGGTTCTGTTTATGGCCGTGGTCTGGCTGCCTGCATGGCTGATTGATCCATGGTGGCCCCCTCTATCGACCGACATGATCCAGATCGCACTGGTGGTCGCTGGATTTATCACCGCCACCATGGCTGGTGGTGTCGCTGTGGGCCATCTGATGTCACGCTATAAGTCCGACGCACAGCCTGAGGGGCTTGAGTATGCGGGCCGTATGATCGGATTGATGGAACGGGGTCTTATCTTTCTCATGGTCATGATCGGAGAGCCATCGGGGATCGGATTTCTCATCGCGGCCAAGTCTATTTTGCGCTTTGACACCGTCGCACGGGACCAGAAGATGAGCGAATACGTGATTATCGGCACGCTTGCGTCATTTGGATGGGCACTGGCCGCCAGTTTCGCCACCATCGCGACAATGCGCGCACTGGGATACTAA
- a CDS encoding iron-sulfur cluster assembly accessory protein: MFGIPGKQAVTMTDKAAAQIIKLMTAKGHAGLRIGVKKGGCAGMEYTMEYVDDADPNDEVVEQDGARVMIAPMAQMFLFGTQIDYETTLLESGFKFKNPNVTEACGCGESIKFDEALFAK, encoded by the coding sequence ATGTTCGGCATTCCAGGCAAGCAGGCGGTCACAATGACCGACAAGGCAGCAGCACAGATTATCAAACTGATGACCGCAAAGGGCCACGCTGGCCTGCGCATCGGCGTGAAAAAAGGCGGCTGTGCGGGCATGGAATATACCATGGAATATGTGGATGATGCCGATCCCAACGACGAAGTCGTTGAACAGGACGGCGCGCGTGTGATGATCGCTCCCATGGCGCAGATGTTCCTCTTCGGCACGCAGATTGATTATGAAACAACGCTGTTAGAGAGCGGGTTCAAGTTCAAGAACCCCAATGTGACAGAAGCATGCGGTTGCGGCGAATCCATTAAGTTTGACGAAGCACTTTTCGCCAAGTGA
- a CDS encoding aquaporin — MRKYIAEAIGTFVLVFFGVGSAVLAGGGIGIADSISITGISFAFGISVVAMAYSIGQISGAHLNPAVSMGMLVAGRMTVKEFGGYAAFQIVGATAAAATIYIMATNSAGGYDIATNGLGQNGWGPDYGGEFFMISAFLFEVIATAVFLVVILAVTSETGNAAMAGLAIGLTLTMIHLVGITVTGTSVNPARSIGPALFVGGTALSQLWLFILAPLIGGALGGVLHQARITGTSPADIEASTPLASPEL, encoded by the coding sequence ATGCGCAAATATATTGCAGAGGCAATCGGAACATTCGTTCTTGTTTTTTTCGGAGTAGGCTCTGCCGTGCTGGCTGGAGGCGGCATCGGCATCGCGGATTCAATCTCTATCACCGGCATCAGCTTTGCCTTCGGTATCTCGGTGGTTGCTATGGCCTATTCCATTGGCCAGATTTCCGGTGCCCACCTTAATCCTGCTGTTTCAATGGGTATGCTTGTTGCCGGTCGCATGACGGTTAAAGAGTTCGGCGGTTACGCTGCATTCCAGATAGTGGGTGCCACTGCTGCCGCTGCGACGATCTATATCATGGCAACCAATTCTGCAGGCGGATACGATATCGCCACCAACGGATTGGGCCAGAACGGCTGGGGCCCCGATTATGGCGGCGAATTCTTTATGATTTCGGCCTTCCTGTTCGAAGTCATTGCCACTGCGGTGTTTCTTGTTGTGATCCTTGCCGTCACGTCAGAGACAGGCAATGCTGCGATGGCAGGTCTGGCGATTGGCCTGACCCTGACCATGATCCATCTGGTTGGCATCACAGTGACCGGCACCTCTGTAAACCCTGCCCGCTCAATCGGGCCTGCGCTGTTTGTCGGTGGTACGGCGCTGTCGCAACTGTGGCTGTTTATCCTTGCGCCGCTGATCGGCGGCGCATTGGGCGGCGTTTTGCATCAGGCACGCATCACCGGCACGTCACCTGCGGATATCGAAGCGTCAACACCTCTCGCCTCGCCCGAGCTTTGA
- a CDS encoding SPFH domain-containing protein, translating into MPIEELLLNVLQSNLGWLLLALVLVIVVVKAVRIVPQSEQHVVERFGRLRAVLGPGINLIVPFFDKVAHQISILERQLPTASQDAITRDNVLVQVDTSVFYRIIEPEKTVYRIRDVDSAIATTVAGIVRAEIGMMDLDEVQANRSALIATIKTNVVESVENWGIEVTRAEILDVNLDAATRAAMMQQLNAERARRAQVTEAEGSKRAVELAADAELYASEQTAKARRVLADAEAYATQVVATAINENGLEAAQYQIALKQVEALGSMSSGSGNQTIVVPADALAAFGDAFKLLKGRG; encoded by the coding sequence GTGCCCATCGAAGAACTTCTGCTGAACGTTTTGCAAAGCAATCTGGGCTGGCTATTGCTTGCGCTGGTGCTGGTCATCGTGGTCGTCAAAGCCGTGCGGATCGTGCCTCAGTCCGAACAGCATGTGGTTGAACGCTTTGGCCGTTTGCGCGCGGTTCTGGGGCCAGGGATCAACCTGATTGTCCCGTTCTTTGATAAGGTCGCCCACCAGATTTCCATCCTTGAGCGCCAGTTGCCTACCGCGTCCCAAGACGCGATCACCCGTGACAACGTTCTGGTGCAGGTGGATACATCCGTTTTCTACCGCATCATTGAGCCTGAAAAGACAGTTTACCGTATCCGCGATGTCGACAGCGCCATTGCCACCACGGTGGCCGGCATTGTCCGCGCTGAGATCGGGATGATGGACCTTGACGAAGTGCAGGCCAACCGATCTGCGCTGATTGCGACGATAAAGACAAACGTCGTGGAATCAGTAGAAAACTGGGGGATTGAGGTCACCCGCGCCGAAATTCTGGACGTGAACCTGGATGCCGCCACCCGCGCCGCGATGATGCAGCAGCTGAATGCCGAACGCGCACGCCGCGCACAGGTGACCGAAGCCGAAGGGTCAAAACGGGCGGTCGAACTTGCCGCTGATGCCGAACTTTACGCCTCCGAGCAGACGGCGAAAGCGCGCCGTGTGCTGGCAGATGCCGAAGCCTACGCCACGCAGGTTGTTGCAACCGCGATCAACGAAAACGGGCTAGAGGCCGCACAATACCAGATTGCCCTGAAACAGGTCGAAGCGCTTGGCTCTATGAGCAGCGGCAGCGGCAACCAGACCATTGTTGTCCCTGCCGACGCGCTGGCGGCCTTTGGTGATGCCTTCAAATTGCTCAAGGGTCGCGGGTGA
- the paaD gene encoding 1,2-phenylacetyl-CoA epoxidase subunit PaaD — MKPDVQTIWNWLDQVPDPEIPVISVVDLGIIRDVTWDGDVLEVAITPTYSGCPATSIINLDVETALRDRGLTNIRLKTKLSPPWTTDWLSAKGAAKLEEYGIAPPSPAGGPSRCPRCQSTDLEKVSQFGSTPCKAHWRCLSCLEPFDYFKCI, encoded by the coding sequence GTGAAACCTGACGTCCAAACCATCTGGAACTGGCTGGATCAGGTGCCTGATCCGGAAATCCCCGTCATCTCGGTGGTCGATCTGGGCATTATCCGCGATGTGACGTGGGACGGTGACGTGCTGGAGGTGGCCATCACGCCGACGTATTCCGGTTGTCCCGCCACGTCGATCATCAATCTGGATGTTGAAACCGCCCTGCGTGACCGTGGCCTGACCAACATCCGGCTCAAGACCAAACTGTCACCACCGTGGACCACCGACTGGCTTAGCGCCAAAGGAGCGGCCAAGCTTGAGGAATACGGGATCGCCCCGCCCTCACCCGCTGGTGGTCCGTCCCGCTGCCCGCGCTGCCAATCAACCGACCTCGAAAAAGTGAGCCAGTTCGGCTCAACCCCCTGCAAGGCCCACTGGCGCTGTCTCAGCTGCCTTGAGCCTTTCGATTATTTCAAATGTATCTGA
- a CDS encoding SUF system Fe-S cluster assembly protein, giving the protein MTNSTPPLEGTPLIAPSSTDHPLYEQVVEACRSVYDPEIPVNIYELGLIYTIDINEANEVAIKMSLTAPGCPVAGEMPGWVADAVEPIAGVKQVDVDLVWEPPWGMDMMSDEARLELGFM; this is encoded by the coding sequence ATGACCAATTCAACACCCCCTCTCGAAGGCACACCACTGATTGCGCCTTCCAGCACGGACCACCCGCTTTACGAGCAGGTCGTGGAGGCATGTAGATCGGTCTATGACCCTGAAATTCCAGTGAATATCTATGAACTTGGCTTGATCTATACAATCGATATCAATGAGGCGAACGAGGTCGCGATCAAAATGTCGCTGACCGCACCGGGGTGCCCCGTTGCGGGTGAGATGCCCGGCTGGGTTGCCGATGCGGTAGAGCCGATTGCGGGCGTCAAACAGGTCGATGTCGATCTGGTTTGGGAGCCGCCTTGGGGCATGGATATGATGTCTGACGAAGCCCGTCTTGAACTGGGCTTTATGTAG